One Glutamicibacter halophytocola DNA segment encodes these proteins:
- the purS gene encoding phosphoribosylformylglycinamidine synthase subunit PurS, with amino-acid sequence MPRIVVDVMLKPEILDPQGKAIAGALPRLGFTSFEAVRQGKRFELSVDGEVTEEILAQAREAAETLLSNPVIEDVVNVEVVED; translated from the coding sequence ATGCCCCGCATCGTTGTAGATGTCATGCTCAAGCCAGAAATCCTTGACCCTCAGGGCAAGGCCATCGCGGGAGCACTTCCCCGCCTAGGCTTCACCTCCTTCGAAGCTGTCCGCCAGGGCAAGCGCTTTGAACTTTCCGTGGACGGCGAGGTGACCGAAGAAATCCTCGCCCAGGCGCGCGAGGCAGCAGAAACCCTGCTCTCCAACCCGGTGATCGAAGATGTCGTCAACGTCGAGGTAGTCGAAGACTAA
- the purQ gene encoding phosphoribosylformylglycinamidine synthase subunit PurQ, giving the protein MSTELPLIGDYSTPSTELSGARIGVVTFPGTLDDRDAARAVRAAGAEAVSLWHADTDLQDVDAVVIPGGFSYGDYLRAGAISRFAPMMAKIADAANSEAKLPVLGICNGFQILTESHLLPGSMIKNDHLKFICRDQLLRVENNQTAWTNGFEAGQEITIVLKNQDGQYVADEKVLDELEAENRIAFSYVGWNPNGSRRSIAGISNKAGNVVGLMPHPEHAIEVGFGPDARGTDGLTFFTSVLTHLVGGKK; this is encoded by the coding sequence ATGAGCACCGAACTCCCCCTGATTGGCGACTACTCAACGCCAAGCACCGAACTTTCCGGAGCACGCATCGGCGTGGTGACCTTCCCGGGCACCCTCGATGACCGTGATGCCGCTCGTGCCGTGCGCGCCGCTGGTGCCGAGGCCGTGTCCCTGTGGCACGCCGACACCGATCTGCAGGACGTTGACGCCGTGGTGATCCCCGGCGGCTTCTCCTACGGCGACTACCTGCGTGCCGGCGCGATCTCGCGCTTCGCACCGATGATGGCCAAGATCGCGGACGCCGCGAACTCCGAGGCCAAGCTGCCGGTACTGGGCATTTGCAACGGCTTCCAGATCCTCACCGAGTCGCACCTGCTGCCCGGTTCGATGATCAAGAACGACCACCTGAAGTTCATCTGCCGCGACCAGCTGCTGCGCGTGGAGAACAACCAGACCGCATGGACCAATGGTTTTGAGGCTGGCCAGGAGATCACCATCGTGCTCAAGAACCAGGACGGCCAGTACGTGGCCGACGAGAAGGTGCTGGACGAGCTCGAAGCGGAAAACCGCATTGCGTTCTCCTACGTGGGCTGGAACCCGAACGGTTCGCGCCGCTCGATCGCCGGCATCAGCAACAAGGCTGGCAACGTGGTGGGCCTCATGCCGCACCCGGAGCACGCCATTGAGGTCGGCTTTGGCCCGGACGCCCGCGGCACCGACGGCCTGACCTTCTTCACCAGTGTTCTGACCCACCTTGTTGGAGGAAAAAAGTGA
- a CDS encoding methyltransferase domain-containing protein: MECLYFSASRCRSCTQMTVPYAQQLQAKVADCQHLLSGFDSLKFLPAQASSEQGFRNKAKMVISGTTAQPTIGILDADGHGIDLRNCGVIAPALRSLFPVIENFIKELKLVPYSVPQRKGELKHVILTLSDTGSVMVRWVLRTKKHFVALRDSLPQFLEQLPRHSVVSVNFLPEHKAVLEGEEEIILTRRTTLEFGLNGVPMHLRPQGFFQTNTEIAAALYRQARQWIDDIDPESVWDLYSGVGGFALHCAGEGRAVYGIETSTEAVAAAKTSADSLGLGDTHFVAQDATEFALNAGWAPDAVIVNPPRRGISAELATWLNGSDIQHVIYSSCDAKSLARDLERMGNYTPQLARVMDMFPQTDHYEVIVKLERKAS; encoded by the coding sequence ATGGAATGCCTCTACTTTTCAGCCTCCCGCTGCCGTTCGTGTACCCAAATGACGGTTCCCTATGCCCAGCAATTGCAAGCAAAAGTAGCGGACTGCCAGCACCTGCTTTCCGGCTTCGACTCGCTCAAATTCCTTCCGGCCCAAGCCAGCAGCGAACAAGGTTTTCGCAACAAGGCGAAGATGGTGATTTCCGGTACAACCGCGCAACCCACCATCGGCATTCTTGACGCCGATGGGCATGGCATAGACCTGCGCAATTGCGGGGTCATCGCGCCGGCATTGCGTTCGCTGTTCCCTGTCATCGAGAACTTCATCAAAGAGCTGAAGCTCGTGCCCTATAGCGTTCCGCAGCGCAAAGGCGAGCTCAAGCATGTGATCCTCACTCTGTCGGACACCGGATCCGTGATGGTGCGATGGGTGCTGCGCACTAAAAAGCACTTCGTGGCTCTGCGCGATTCACTTCCGCAGTTCCTTGAGCAGCTGCCGCGCCACAGCGTCGTTTCGGTGAATTTCCTGCCGGAACACAAGGCCGTGCTGGAGGGCGAGGAAGAGATCATCCTGACCCGCCGCACCACTTTGGAATTCGGGCTGAACGGTGTGCCAATGCACCTTCGCCCGCAGGGCTTCTTCCAGACCAATACCGAAATTGCCGCTGCCTTGTATCGCCAAGCGCGACAGTGGATCGATGATATCGATCCCGAGAGCGTCTGGGATCTGTACAGCGGGGTCGGTGGCTTCGCACTGCACTGCGCCGGCGAGGGCCGCGCCGTCTACGGCATTGAAACCAGCACCGAGGCGGTAGCCGCGGCCAAGACCAGCGCCGATTCCCTGGGGCTGGGCGACACCCACTTTGTCGCCCAGGATGCCACCGAGTTTGCACTGAACGCAGGCTGGGCTCCGGACGCGGTGATTGTGAATCCACCGCGACGCGGAATCTCGGCCGAGCTGGCGACGTGGCTGAACGGTTCGGATATCCAGCATGTGATCTACTCCAGCTGCGATGCCAAGTCCCTGGCCCGCGATCTGGAACGCATGGGGAACTACACGCCACAGCTGGCGCGCGTCATGGACATGTTCCCGCAGACCGACCACTATGAGGTCATCGTGAAGCTGGAGCGCAAAGCCTCCTAG
- a CDS encoding YchJ family protein, whose product MKNSSQTTCYCRELDSLKLSYQECCQRFHDGRADGSALPETAEQLMRSRYSAFVAGLAPYLLATWHESTRPQELELDPQMRWTGLEIITTRSGGAEASRGVVEFAAHYLEGQREAQQHEVSTFVRENGAWFYLDAL is encoded by the coding sequence GTGAAAAACTCTAGTCAGACGACGTGTTATTGCCGGGAACTGGACTCGCTCAAGCTCAGCTACCAAGAGTGCTGCCAACGCTTTCATGACGGGCGGGCAGATGGATCCGCGTTGCCTGAAACCGCTGAGCAGCTGATGCGCTCACGGTATAGCGCCTTCGTAGCCGGCCTGGCGCCGTACTTGCTGGCGACTTGGCATGAAAGCACGCGCCCCCAGGAATTGGAACTTGATCCGCAGATGCGCTGGACGGGGCTGGAAATCATCACAACGCGCAGCGGTGGCGCGGAAGCGAGCCGTGGCGTGGTGGAGTTTGCGGCGCACTATCTCGAAGGCCAACGAGAAGCGCAGCAACATGAAGTCAGCACGTTCGTGCGCGAAAACGGGGCGTGGTTCTACCTCGACGCCCTGTAG
- a CDS encoding ankyrin repeat domain-containing protein, producing the protein MASGAASGASLKAMTPASPTLPAAARKLYAAIDSGNLDAVKKSLKAGADLNVKDDAGRTPLMRAVIVKDELIAKALLDAGANPNVKDEYQESPFLRASANGLTGALQAFINSGANVHEVSRMGGTALTVASENSQVAAVRILLHTDIDIDHVNDLGWTALHETIVLGQGTNSSVNIAQMLITNGANPRLKDRTGADAFKLARERQQTQMLNMLQSASNR; encoded by the coding sequence TTGGCCTCAGGGGCTGCCTCCGGCGCCTCGCTGAAAGCGATGACCCCAGCCTCCCCGACCCTGCCTGCTGCCGCACGCAAGCTCTACGCCGCTATTGATTCCGGCAATCTCGACGCCGTGAAGAAGTCGTTGAAGGCCGGTGCCGATCTGAACGTCAAGGACGATGCCGGGCGCACCCCGCTCATGCGTGCGGTCATCGTCAAGGATGAGCTGATCGCCAAGGCCCTGCTCGATGCCGGGGCTAATCCGAACGTCAAGGATGAGTACCAGGAATCACCATTCCTGCGCGCCAGCGCCAATGGCTTGACCGGCGCCCTGCAAGCTTTCATCAATAGCGGGGCCAATGTGCACGAGGTCAGCCGCATGGGCGGAACCGCTTTGACCGTCGCCAGCGAAAACAGCCAAGTTGCCGCCGTTCGCATCTTGTTGCACACCGATATCGACATCGACCACGTCAATGATCTGGGCTGGACCGCCCTGCATGAGACCATCGTGCTCGGGCAGGGCACCAACAGCTCGGTGAATATCGCCCAGATGCTCATCACCAATGGCGCGAATCCACGGTTGAAAGACCGCACCGGTGCCGATGCCTTCAAGCTGGCCCGCGAACGCCAGCAGACGCAGATGCTGAACATGCTTCAGTCGGCCAGCAACCGCTAA
- the purL gene encoding phosphoribosylformylglycinamidine synthase subunit PurL, which translates to MSQEVTKEFNIDTVENAAGTPDVELPWAELGLKDNEFAEIVKILGRRPTAAELAMYSVMWSEHCSYKSTKNHLRQFGQKVTDEMKKDLMVGIGENAGVTDLGDGWAVTFKIESHNSPSYVEPYQGAATGIGGIVRDIISMGARPIAVMDPLRFGAIDHEDSQRVVHGVVSGIGGYGNSLGLPNIGGETVFDPIYQGNPLVNALAVGALRHEDLRLANASGVGNKVVLFGARTGGDGIGGASVLASESFDDTKPSKRPAVQVGDPFAEKVLIECCLELFKASLVEGIQDLGAAGISCATSELASNGEGGMQVELTDVLLRDSTLTPGEILMSESQERMMAVVTPENVEAFEAVMAKWNVEYSWLGEVTDTDRLIITWKGEVIVDVDPKTVAHDGPVYDRPYARPEWQDALQADTFKSSQAGKNLPATGEELKAAVLELIASPNMCDKSWITNQYDRYVGGNTALASPDDSGVVRIDESTGLGVAIATDANGRYTYLDPYAGAQLALAESYRNVATSGAIPAAVSDCLNYGSPEDSDVMWQLAEGIRGLSDACMELGVPVTGGNVSLYNQTGDKAIHPTPVVATLGKFDDVARRTPSGWREEADGQAIYLIGSTKDELDGSEFANLRGHLGGLPPKVDLAAEKELGAILINASRDGMIDSAHDLSEGGLAAALSEMVLRFGVGARVALDEIKDRDGIDSFTALFSETQARAVVAVPRSEEVRFNDMTSARGVTVARLGIVDAQSGSLEVQGEFTVSVDELREANEGTMKKYFG; encoded by the coding sequence GTGAGCCAGGAAGTCACCAAGGAATTCAACATCGATACCGTTGAAAACGCCGCTGGCACCCCGGATGTAGAACTGCCCTGGGCAGAGCTGGGCCTGAAGGACAACGAGTTTGCCGAGATCGTCAAGATCCTGGGCCGTCGTCCGACCGCCGCGGAATTGGCCATGTACTCGGTGATGTGGTCCGAGCACTGCTCGTACAAGTCCACCAAGAACCACCTGCGCCAGTTCGGCCAGAAGGTCACGGACGAGATGAAGAAGGACCTGATGGTCGGCATCGGCGAAAACGCCGGTGTCACCGACCTGGGCGACGGCTGGGCCGTGACCTTCAAGATCGAGTCGCACAACTCCCCTTCCTATGTCGAGCCATACCAGGGTGCCGCTACCGGCATCGGCGGCATCGTGCGCGACATCATCTCCATGGGTGCCCGCCCGATCGCCGTGATGGATCCGCTGCGCTTCGGTGCCATCGACCATGAGGACTCGCAGCGCGTGGTGCACGGCGTGGTCTCCGGCATCGGCGGCTACGGCAACTCGCTGGGCCTGCCGAACATCGGCGGCGAAACCGTGTTCGACCCGATCTACCAGGGCAACCCGCTGGTCAACGCGCTGGCTGTCGGCGCGCTGCGCCACGAGGACCTGCGCCTGGCCAACGCCTCGGGCGTGGGCAACAAGGTCGTGCTCTTCGGTGCGCGCACAGGTGGCGACGGCATCGGCGGCGCCTCGGTGCTGGCCAGCGAGTCCTTCGATGACACCAAGCCATCCAAGCGACCTGCTGTCCAGGTCGGCGACCCGTTCGCCGAGAAGGTGCTCATCGAGTGCTGCCTGGAGCTGTTCAAGGCCTCGCTGGTCGAGGGCATCCAGGACCTGGGCGCCGCGGGCATCTCCTGCGCCACCTCCGAGCTGGCATCCAACGGCGAAGGCGGCATGCAGGTCGAGCTGACCGACGTGCTGCTGCGCGACTCCACCCTGACCCCGGGCGAAATCCTGATGTCGGAGTCCCAGGAACGCATGATGGCTGTGGTCACCCCCGAGAACGTTGAGGCGTTCGAGGCCGTGATGGCCAAGTGGAACGTGGAGTACTCCTGGCTGGGCGAGGTGACCGACACCGACCGGTTGATCATCACCTGGAAGGGCGAAGTCATCGTGGACGTGGACCCTAAGACCGTCGCCCACGACGGCCCGGTCTACGACCGCCCGTACGCCCGTCCCGAGTGGCAGGACGCGCTGCAGGCCGACACCTTCAAGTCCTCCCAGGCCGGCAAGAACCTGCCAGCCACCGGCGAGGAGCTGAAGGCTGCCGTTCTGGAGCTGATTGCCAGCCCGAACATGTGCGACAAGTCCTGGATCACCAACCAGTACGACCGCTACGTTGGCGGCAACACCGCGCTGGCTTCCCCGGATGATTCCGGCGTGGTCCGCATCGACGAGTCCACCGGCCTGGGCGTTGCCATTGCTACCGATGCCAACGGCCGCTACACCTACCTGGACCCGTACGCCGGCGCCCAGCTGGCACTGGCCGAGTCCTACCGCAACGTCGCCACCTCGGGTGCTATCCCAGCGGCTGTCTCGGACTGCCTGAACTACGGTTCCCCCGAGGACTCGGATGTCATGTGGCAGCTGGCCGAGGGCATCCGCGGCCTGTCCGACGCCTGCATGGAGCTCGGAGTTCCGGTGACCGGCGGCAACGTCTCGCTGTACAACCAGACCGGTGACAAGGCCATCCACCCGACCCCAGTGGTGGCCACCTTGGGCAAGTTCGACGACGTCGCCCGCCGCACCCCTTCGGGCTGGCGCGAAGAGGCCGACGGCCAGGCGATCTACCTGATCGGTTCCACCAAGGATGAGCTCGATGGCTCCGAGTTCGCCAACCTGCGCGGCCACCTCGGCGGCCTTCCGCCCAAGGTTGACCTGGCAGCGGAAAAGGAACTGGGCGCGATCCTGATCAATGCCAGCCGCGATGGCATGATCGATTCGGCTCACGACCTGTCCGAAGGCGGCCTGGCTGCTGCCCTGTCCGAGATGGTTCTGCGGTTCGGCGTCGGCGCTCGTGTGGCACTGGACGAGATCAAGGATCGTGACGGCATCGATTCCTTCACCGCCCTGTTCTCCGAAACCCAGGCTCGTGCCGTGGTTGCAGTTCCACGCAGCGAAGAGGTTCGCTTCAACGACATGACCAGCGCTCGCGGTGTCACCGTGGCCCGCCTGGGCATTGTTGATGCACAGTCCGGTTCCCTCGAAGTCCAAGGCGAATTCACCGTATCGGTGGACGAGCTTCGCGAGGCTAACGAAGGCACCATGAAGAAGTACTTCGGCTAG